The Streptomyces sp. NBC_00440 genome contains a region encoding:
- a CDS encoding CehA/McbA family metallohydrolase, with translation MNPGDPTPGELGRRGLLVTGAAAALTLGSVSFANAADGGGGAPQDSTPGGTPPAGGTPQDRTRTVSGTLPPGSPDYVYLPVDVPEGVRELAVSYTYEKPVVPAGTQGNALDIGIFDERGTDLGGTGFRGWSGGARSEFFIRGDAATPGYLPGPVRAGRWNIALGPYTTAPEGLPYTVTITLRFGPTPGTPKPVYPPVRAKGRGRAWYRGDCHIHSVHSDGKRTPAEIAALARSAGLDFINTSEHNTSSGHRAWDGLWGDDLLILTGEEITTRNGHVLGISTDHGTWVDWRYRARDNRFGHYAREIRRAGGLVVPAHPHATCIGCNWKFGFGEADAVEVWNGPYTLDDEVSVADWDNTLVSGGRDWTPAMGNSDAHKDPDRIGTPQTVVLADDLSRDAILAGIRAGHSYITESSAISLTFGAAGGRAAHAGIGDRLRVPADTPVTVRLDVTGAPGCTANFVTDQGTLYTTPLPKSGAGTVEWHTTPAYATYVRAEVRHAPAAAGLPGALAALTNPVFLGA, from the coding sequence ATGAACCCTGGAGACCCGACCCCCGGCGAGCTGGGCCGGCGCGGACTGCTGGTGACGGGAGCAGCCGCCGCGCTTACGTTGGGAAGCGTGAGCTTCGCGAACGCGGCGGACGGCGGTGGCGGCGCACCGCAGGACAGCACCCCGGGCGGCACACCACCGGCAGGAGGCACACCGCAGGACCGGACGAGGACGGTGAGCGGCACGCTGCCGCCCGGCTCGCCCGACTACGTCTATCTGCCGGTGGACGTTCCCGAAGGGGTCCGCGAGCTGGCGGTCTCGTACACGTACGAGAAGCCGGTGGTGCCCGCGGGCACTCAGGGCAACGCCCTGGACATCGGCATCTTCGACGAGCGCGGTACCGACCTCGGCGGGACGGGGTTCCGCGGCTGGTCGGGCGGCGCGCGCAGCGAGTTCTTCATCCGCGGCGACGCGGCGACCCCCGGCTATCTGCCGGGCCCGGTCCGCGCGGGCCGGTGGAACATCGCGCTCGGCCCGTACACCACGGCCCCCGAGGGGCTCCCGTACACCGTCACCATCACCCTGCGCTTCGGCCCGACGCCCGGGACGCCGAAGCCGGTGTATCCGCCGGTGCGCGCGAAGGGGCGCGGGCGGGCCTGGTACCGGGGCGACTGCCACATCCACTCGGTGCACTCGGACGGCAAGCGCACCCCGGCCGAGATCGCCGCGCTGGCCCGTTCGGCGGGGCTCGACTTCATCAACACCAGTGAGCACAACACGAGTTCCGGGCACCGCGCGTGGGACGGGCTGTGGGGCGACGACCTGCTCATCCTGACCGGTGAGGAGATCACCACGCGCAACGGCCATGTGCTGGGCATCTCCACCGACCACGGCACCTGGGTCGACTGGCGCTACCGCGCCCGGGACAACCGCTTCGGCCACTACGCCCGCGAGATCCGCCGTGCGGGCGGCCTGGTCGTCCCGGCGCACCCGCACGCGACCTGCATAGGCTGCAACTGGAAGTTCGGCTTCGGCGAGGCGGACGCGGTGGAGGTGTGGAACGGGCCCTACACCCTGGACGACGAGGTGTCCGTGGCGGACTGGGACAACACCCTGGTCAGCGGCGGCCGGGACTGGACCCCGGCGATGGGCAACAGCGACGCGCACAAGGACCCGGACCGGATCGGCACCCCGCAGACGGTCGTACTGGCCGACGACCTCAGCAGGGACGCCATCCTGGCGGGCATCCGCGCGGGCCACTCGTACATCACCGAGTCCTCGGCGATCTCGCTCACCTTCGGCGCCGCCGGCGGACGCGCGGCCCACGCGGGCATCGGCGACCGCCTCCGGGTGCCGGCCGACACCCCGGTGACGGTCCGCCTGGATGTCACCGGCGCCCCCGGCTGCACGGCGAACTTCGTCACGGACCAGGGCACGCTGTACACCACGCCCCTGCCCAAGTCGGGTGCGGGCACGGTGGAATGGCACACGACACCGGCGTACGCCACCTATGTACGCGCGGAGGTCCGGCACGCCCCGGCGGCTGCGGGGCTGCCGGGGGCGCTGGCGGCGCTGACCAATCCGGTGTTTCTGGGGGCGTGA